Genomic DNA from Treponema pectinovorum:
TGCTGGTTATGGAAAGGCGAAAAGAAATTGCAATTTTAAAAAGTTTAGGGGCAACACCTTCTGGAATAAGTTTTTCATTTTTGATTACTGGCATGGTAACTGGAGCTCTTGGTGTTTTTGTTGGAATTCCTTTGGGGCTTTTGTGTGCTGTAAATTTTGCAAGAATTTTAAGTATCATCGAAAAAACTCTTACTTTTTTAAAAAAACTTTTATTTATCATTTCTACAGGAGATGCTTCTTTTGTAGAACCTTTGCATATTTTAGATCCGGCGTTTTATCTTCAAAATATTCCGCTATCGATTCCATTTTTTCAACTTGTAGTAGTTGGCTCAGGAACGCTTTTGCTTTCTATTTTTGTCAGCAGTTTTCCTGCATTTAAAGCTGGAATGGAAAAACCGATTGAAAATTTGAAAAAACTTTGACGTATCGGCGAGGGTTTTGTATCTTTTGAGTTATAATTAGAAGGTGGGGATTTTTATATATGAATTGTGATTTTTGTCAAAAAAATGAGGCTTTTGTTTTTATAGAATTGCAAGGTCCTGTTATAAGAAAAAAACTGAATCTCTGTAGAGAATGTTCACAAAGGCTTGGAATAACTGGAAATCACAAAGTGATGGATTCTTTGTTAAAAGAGTTTACAGATGTTTCCAATAAAATTGCAGAAAACGACAATAAAGCTTGTCCAGTGTGTGGGAATCGCCTTGCGGAAATCAAAAAGAACAAAGTTGGTTGTGGCGAGTGTTATTCAATTTTTAAAGATGAAATCCGCACACTTCTTAAAAAACAAGGCATAACAGGCTCTTACACTGGTCTT
This window encodes:
- a CDS encoding UvrB/UvrC motif-containing protein, with amino-acid sequence MNCDFCQKNEAFVFIELQGPVIRKKLNLCRECSQRLGITGNHKVMDSLLKEFTDVSNKIAENDNKACPVCGNRLAEIKKNKVGCGECYSIFKDEIRTLLKKQGITGSYTGLMPHRLSNFRSVLTDRIVLQTKLEESIKKEDYEKAAVYRDYLRALEKTPVNNGEIDE